A genomic stretch from Erigeron canadensis isolate Cc75 chromosome 9, C_canadensis_v1, whole genome shotgun sequence includes:
- the LOC122581273 gene encoding thylakoid membrane protein TERC, chloroplastic: protein MKLASIIQNGMQPSIHHQIDVGFLKYPCSTKWVNLQIINSNNLSGVCSRNRWARKLQVVCAKGVEQEEQEFASSDKETSSSNSYGNAKSKGHLSVNNDLDEKTKDLESYKTSVTTVALCVFSAVAFGVGVGLKEGIGKASEFFAGYLLEQSLSVDNLFVFILVFKYFKVPPAYQNRVLSYGIAGAIVFRLSLILLGTATLQRFEAVNLLLASILLYSSFKLFFASEDDDDDLSENFIVKTCQRIIPVTSAYDGNRFFTVVDGVWKATPLLLTVAVIELSDIAFAVDSIPAVFGVTRDPFIVFSSNLFAILGLRSLYTLISESMTELEYLQPSIGIVLGFIGSKMILDFFGYHVSTEVSLGCVATTLSAGVLLSILKKSD from the exons ATGAAATTAGCTTCAATAATACAAAATGGAATGCAACCCTCAATTCATCATCAAATTGATGTGGGTTTTCTTAAATATCCTTGTTCTACGAAATGGGTCAATCTTCAAATCATTAATTCCAACAATCTTTCAG GTGTTTGCAGTAGGAATAGGTGGGCCCGGAAGTTACAGGTTGTATGTGCAAAAGGGGTTGAACAAGAAGAGCAAGAATTTGCTTCTTCAG ATAAGGAGACATCCTCGTCCAATTCATATGGTAATGCTAAATCCAAAGGCCATCTCAGTGTCAATAATGATTTAGATGAGAAGACCAAGGATCTTGAAAGTTACAAGACCTCGGTTACAACTGTAGCCTTGTGT GTGTTCTCAGCTGTGGCATTTGGAGTTGGCGTGGGATTAAAAGAGGGGATTGGCAAGGCATCAGAGTTCTTTGCTGG GTACTTGCTTGAACAAAGCTTGTCTGTGGATaatctttttgtctttatcttGGTATTCAAATACTTCAAGGTGCCACCTGCTTATCAG AATCGGGTACTTTCATACGGTATTGCTGGTGCAATAGTGTTCCGCTTATCATTGATACTTCTTGGAACTGCAACCCTTCAG AGGTTCGAGGCAGTGAACTTGCTACTGGCGTCAATACTTCTGTACTCGTCTTTTAAG TTGTTTTTTGCatctgaagatgatgatgatgatctatcAGAAAATTTTATTGTGAAGACATGCCAAAGGATCATTCCTGTAACAT CTGCATATGATGGCAATAGGTTTTTTACAGTTGTTGATGGAGTTTGGAAA GCTACACCTTTGCTTCTGACTGTTGCAGTCATTGAACTAAGTGATATTGCATTTGCA GTTGACTCTATACCAGCAGTATTTGGTGTTACAAGAGACCCCTTCATTGTCTTCTCATCTAACCTCTTTGCCATTTTAG GTTTAAGGTCTCTATATACACTGATTTCAGAAAGTATGACAGAGTTGGAATATCTACAG CCTTCCATTGGCATAGTTCTCGGCTTTATTGGAAGCAAGATGATCCTGGATTTCTTCG GGTACCACGTATCGACTGAAGTTTCCCTCGGCTGTGTGGCAACTACCCTTAGTGCTGGGGTTCTGTTGAGTATATTGAAGAAATCAGATTAG
- the LOC122582534 gene encoding probable protein phosphatase 2C 38, translated as MWLSYSYLDMVKPCYWRLGGVQNGKTNGPLWYKDLGSHVSGEFSMAVVQANSLLEDQSQVESGPLNSLGLHGTFIGVYDGHGGPETSCFVNERLFSNLKKFASKDEEMSADAIRKSFLATEEEFISHVRDQWSTCPQIASVGTCCLVGVICNGLIYIANAGDSRVVLGRGERNGRGVSAIQLSEEHNVNHEPIRDELRLLHPDDPKIVSMKHNVWRVKGLIQVSKTIGDAYLKNPEFNREPLLPKFRLPKPFSKQILSPEPSISIHEVNPRDEFLIFASDGLWEHLSNQEAVDIVHNNSRSGIARRLVKAALHVAARKREMRYSDLKKIERGVRRHFHDDITVVVVFLDDPSNLRSINSSFSIKGGVGLATRRT; from the exons ATGTGGTTAAGTTATAGTTATTTGGATATGGTGAAGCCTTGTTATTGGAGACTCGGAGGGGTACAAAATGGGAAAACGAACGGGCCGTTGTGGTACAAAGATTTGGGGTCTCATGTAAGCGGAGAGTTTTCAATGGCGGTTGTTCAAGCAAATAGTTTGTTGGAGGATCAAAGCCAAGTTGAGTCGGGGCCATTGAATTCGTTAGGGCTTCATGGAACGTTTATTGGGGTCTACGATGGACATGGTGGACCGGAAACATCATGCTTTGTGAACGAAAGATTGTTCTCCAATCTAAAga AgtttgcatccaaagatgaagaAATGTCAGCAGATGCAATAAGGAAGTCTTTCTTGGCGACCGAGGAGGAATTTATATCTCATGTTAGAGATCAATGGAGTACGTGCCCACAAATTGCATCAGTTGGCACGTGTTGCTTGGTAGGAGTTATTTGTAACGGGTTAATCTACATTGCAAACGCGGGTGATTCACGTGTTGTTTTGGGGAGGGGAGAAAGAAATGGTAGAGGAGTCTCAGCAATTCAATTATCTGAAGAACACAACGTAAACCACGAGCCCATACGAGATGAGCTTCGTTTGTTACATCCTGACGACCCAAAGATCGTCAGTATGAAACATAACGTCTGGCGTGTTAAAGGGCTTATTCAA GTTTCCAAAACGATAGGTGATGCTTACCTGAAGAATCCCGAGTTCAATAGGGAACCACTTTTGCCAAAGTTTAGGCTCCCAAAACCATTTTCAAAGCAAATCCTTAGCCCCGAGCCTTCGATCTCCATACATGAAGTTAACCCAAGGGACGAGTTTCTCATATTTGCATCGGATGGTTTATGGGAACATCTTAGCAACCAAGAAGCCGTTGACATTGTTCATAATAACTCCCGTAGT GGAATTGCGAGGAGACTAGTGAAGGCGGCACTTCATGTAGCAGCAAGGAAACGAGAAATGAGATACTCGGACTTGAAGAAAATCGAAAGAGGTGTTAGGAGACATTTCCATGACGACATTACAGTTGTAGTCGTTTTTCTCGACGACCCTTCTAACTTGAGAAGCATAAATTCCAGTTTCTCGATAAAAGGAGGCGTAGGGCTAGCCACACGACGTACCTAG
- the LOC122583624 gene encoding uncharacterized protein LOC122583624 — protein sequence MDSDDSSGSSFGSSNGHDDYADRFQAILQRAAQVVQRRLADQPDTVIHRRVPVDRNRIEAHARLMHDYFNDQPRYNVRLFRKRFRMTKPLFMRIVGDLEARYPYFQTRYDRAGRKGFAGVQKCTSAIRQLAYGVNSDFLDYMIGSIDCMHWPWELCPATWRATYTGGHVGRPSLILQAVASNDLWIWNAYFGRQGSHNDINVFEASSILEEIINGLAPSVPFSAYGNHYEKGYYLGDDIYPEYATFVKTFSDSIDEKRRLFKKKQESARKGIERAFDEGKAVCQDYNAQEPSLNPAYWSQQTPMEVRIQNLRTVKNRETHNMLTADLVDHIWANTPHDFEPPADPFADLRDYVSTDDDDSD from the exons ATGGATTCCGATGATTCATCTGGATCTTCATTTGGATCTTCTAACGGTCACGACGATTACGCAGATCGTTTCCAGGCTATACTACAACGAGCTGCCCAAGTAGTTCAAAGGCGTCTTGCTGACCAACCTGACACAGTCATTCACCGAAGGGTTCCAGTTGACCGTAATCGTATTGAAGCACATGCGCGTTTGATGCATGACTACTTCAATGATCAACCGCGATACAACGTGAGACTTTTCAGAAAAAGGTTTCGTATGACAAAACCTTTATTTATGCGGATAGTCGGTGATTTGGAGGCTAGGTACCCATATTTTCAGACAAGATATGACCGGGCTGGGAGAAAAGGGTTCGCCGGGGTACAGAAGTGTACATCTGCAATTCGCCAATTGGCATACGGCGTGAATAGTGATTTCCTTGACTA TATGATTGGTAGTattgattgtatgcattggccATGGGAGTTGTGTCCAGCGACTTGGCGAGCTACTTACACGGGCGGTCATGTGGGTAGACCGTCATTGATATTGCAGGCTGTAGCATCCAACGATCTATGGATTTGGAATGCTTATTTTGGACGGCAAGGTTCGCACAATGATATCAATGTGTTTGAAGCATCGTCTATTCTTGAGGAGATTATTAATGGCTTGGCACCTAGTg TTCCGTTTTCGGCATATGGTAACCATTATGAGAAGGGCTACTATTTAGGCGACGACATCTATCCTGAATATGCTACGTTTGTGAAGACGTTTTCCGACTCGATTGATGAAAAAAGAagactttttaagaaaaaacaagagTCGGCACGAAAGGGTATTGAGCGGGCTTTCG ACGAAGGGAAAGCCGTGTGCCAAGACTACAACGCTCAAGAACCGAGCCTAAATCCCGCATATTGGAGTCAACAAACTCCAATGGAAGTTCGGATCCAAAATCTGCGTACCGTTAAAAACCGAGAAACCCACAACATGCTAACGGCAGATTTGGTTGACCATATTTGGGCGAACACACCACATGACTTCGAGCCTCCAGCCGATCCCTTCGCCGATCTTCGAGATTATGTTAGCACCGACGATGACGACTCtgattag
- the LOC122581272 gene encoding uncharacterized protein LOC122581272, producing MERKNQEICCGSLRDRLPDQVSKMYPCFVAQNFETQNQSFYTIHDPLSHNSYGCQIPELVGKQIRGCFHGWMILSNHPHNVMWSLWNPSTSKIIRLPPLTLKARGGLDDDGFDCCCLSSPADDPNSVLLLMKTGKPNIVFCRLDGKRKKLRWTNMIYAKKLKNLTGVDGFLNCLTCCNGKVYAFYRGPGKQILIQVDIVVKAREVVISFLPILKLPWPHIGRGVSTMIAFLKGSCTELFCILMAFKDKEWKAISAIYLFKLDMTSMMWEELQDLKDAMFVVDLVDILYYPAVASEAGGCIHIIGERGSIVHSYHVKDKTVLVSSLPFVALASHVSVWAMLECRLKSDYKQPEEEKDHEIILRSVLKDGNAQFNGTVKESHLLNLPLDVLETIMEFCTGFEYLKFRATCRYCYVAAPLIRWGNKTASKRLRTPTLSSPLLMVFDKHQGIITFTDPIFGGTYFLKTPRELIHDFQIVHSKDGWLLILELSGTLVFFNPFTGYIHKLPKIGYLESYCFSSPPTSPDCIVVGFTTIMQSPIYIHYVSRAPSWIGLHLKFGMKDPFSFNFPTFHGPDLFALCNNGELDVFKDIGDHENYSWEAVVIEYPTSCCNSLGHRFLVTRDQHRFLVIVGENGASVEVYKSNDDEGKWEKIDSLGKHTIYIGDATCLCIEAKTPKMENKIFFPRLHSKNGNILFYSLDTRRYHTFNIQENSEDFYQTKQPLLPHAWIEPRWS from the exons ATGGAAAGGAAGAATCAGGAGATTTGTTGTGGTTCATTACGCGATCGGTTGCCTGATCAAGTATCCAAGATGTATCCTTGTTTTGTTGCTCAGAATTTCGAAACCCAAAACCAGAGTTTCTACACTATACATGACCCGTTGTCTCATAATAGCTATGGGTGCCAAATCCCTGAGTTGGTCGGGAAACAAATTCGAGGCTGTTTCCATGGCTGGATGATTCTCTCTAACCATCCACACAACGTCATGTGGTCTCTTTGGAACCCATCCACTTCTAAGATCATTCGTCTCCCCCCCTTGACTTTGAAAGCTAGAGGAGGTTTAGATGATGATGGATTTGACTGTTGCTGTTTATCGTCCCCTGCTGACGATCCCAATTCAGTTCTCTTGTTAATGAAAACAGGAAAACCAAACATAGTGTTTTGTAGGCTAGACGGTAAAAGAAAGAAGTTAAGATGGACCAATATGATATACGCCAAAAAGCTCAAGAACCTAACTGGTGTTGATGGTTTCCTAAATTGTCTAACTTGTTGCAATGGAAAAGTGTATGCTTTTTATCGTGGCCCTGGTAAGCAAATACTCATACAAGTTGACATTGTTGTTAAGGCTAGAGAAGTTGTGATAAGTTTTTTGCCTATCTTGAAACTCCCATGGCCTCACATCGGGCGTGGTGTTTCCACCATGATTGCTTTCCTAAAAGGATCTTGCACAGAACTTTTCTGTATTTTGATGGCTTTTAAAGACAAAGAATGGAAAGCAATCAGTgctatttatttgtttaaactGGATATGACTAGTAtgatgtgggaagaattgcAAGACCTCAAAGACGCTATGTTTGTAGTAGATCTTGTCGATATACTTTACTACCCTGCAGTTGCCTCAGAGGCGGGGGGTTGTATACATATCATTGGGGAAAGAGGCAGTATAGTACACTCTTACCATGTCAAAGATAAAACCGTCCTTGTATCTTCTTTGCCTTTTGTAGCACTAGCAAGCCACGTGTCAGTATGGGCAATGCTCGAATGCAG GTTAAAAAGTGATTATAAACAACCGGAGGAGGAAAAGGACCACGAAATAATACTAAGATCAGTACTCAAGGACGGCAATGCTCAATTTAATGGCACGGTGAAGGAATCACACCTGCTTAATCTTCCACTTGATGTCTTGGAGACCATTATGGAGTTTTGTACGGGTTTCGAATACCTAAAGTTTCGTGCTACATGCAGATATTGCTATGTAGCAGCACCTCTAATACGATGGGGGAACAAAACAGCATCAAAGAGATTGCGTACACCTACATTATCTTCACCTTTGCTAATGGTGTTTGACAAGCATCAAGGCATCATCACTTTTACAGATCCAATATTCGGAGGCACTTATTTTCTGAAAACACCTCGAGAATTGATTCATGATTTCCAAATAGTGCATTCAAAGGACGGCTGGTTACTGATTCTTGAACTTAGTGGAACCTTGGTGTTCTTTAACCCCTTTACAGGTTATATTCACAAGCTCCCAAAGATTGGTTATCTAGAAAGCTATTGTTTCTCATCTCCACCTACTTCTCCGGATTGTATAGTTGTTGGTTTTACAACTATAATGCAATCGCCTATATACATTCACTATGTATCTCGAGCACCATCTTGGATTGGACTTCATCTAAAATTTGGAATGAAAGATCCCTTTTCCTTTAATTTCCCGACATTCCATGGCCCTGATCTTTTTGCTTTGTGTAACAACGGAGAACTTGATGTTTTTAAAGACATAGGTGATCATGAAAATTACTCATGGGAAGCTGTTGTAATTGAATACCCAACAAGTTGTTGCAATTCGTTGGGACATCGCTTCCTAGTGACACGTGATCAACATCGTTTTTTAGTCATCGTGGGCGAGAATGGAGCCTCCGTTGAGGTATACAAGTCGAACGATGATGAAGGAAAATGGGAGAAAATAGATAGTTTAGGAAAGCACACGATTTATATTGGCGATGCAACATGTTTGTGTATTGAAGCTAAAACTCCAAAGATGGAGAACAAGATCTTCTTCCCTCGATTACATTCAAAGAATGGGAATATATTGTTCTATTCACTCGACACACGCAGATATCACACATTTAATATCCAAGAAAATTCCGAGGATTTCTACCAAACGAAACAACCTCTCCTTCCTCACGCATGGATTGAACCAAGATGGTCTTAG